The Nitrospira sp. KM1 genome includes a window with the following:
- a CDS encoding 6-carboxytetrahydropterin synthase, translating into MPHVSMTRRYRFCAAHRLHSDVLTAEQNWAAFGKCNNPNGHGHNYVVLVTVNDGGHPDTLDPAWVDEIVNETIIRRFDHQDLNSDQEFSKQTTTGENLVKLIWDLLAAKIAPGVLEKVGVIETRDNYFEYAALPAARS; encoded by the coding sequence ATGCCCCATGTCAGCATGACCCGCCGGTATCGTTTTTGTGCCGCCCACCGGTTGCACTCGGATGTCCTTACGGCCGAGCAGAATTGGGCGGCGTTTGGCAAATGCAACAATCCGAACGGGCATGGCCACAATTATGTCGTCTTGGTGACGGTCAACGATGGCGGCCATCCGGACACTCTGGATCCGGCATGGGTGGACGAAATCGTGAATGAGACCATCATTCGGCGCTTCGATCACCAGGATCTCAACAGCGATCAGGAATTTTCCAAACAGACGACGACCGGTGAAAATTTGGTGAAATTGATCTGGGATCTTTTGGCAGCCAAGATTGCGCCGGGCGTGCTGGAAAAGGTCGGCGTCATCGAAACCAGGGATAATTATTTTGAGTATGCGGCTCTTCCAGCCGCCCGCTCGTAG
- the erpA gene encoding iron-sulfur cluster insertion protein ErpA: MVTITAVAEQKIQELMKEEKDVVGLRIYVRGGGCHGYQYGMAFESKMAEDDTVIEKGDVKVIMDSQSAPLLQGAEVDYVDSVQGSGFSIKNPQAKTTCGCGSSFSA, from the coding sequence ATGGTGACGATTACGGCGGTGGCAGAACAAAAGATCCAGGAATTGATGAAGGAAGAGAAGGACGTCGTCGGACTGCGTATTTATGTCCGTGGAGGCGGTTGCCATGGGTATCAATACGGAATGGCCTTCGAATCCAAGATGGCCGAAGACGATACGGTGATCGAAAAAGGCGACGTCAAGGTGATCATGGATTCTCAGAGCGCACCGTTGCTCCAAGGCGCCGAAGTCGACTATGTCGACAGCGTGCAAGGTTCCGGATTCTCCATCAAGAATCCGCAAGCCAAGACGACCTGCGGTTGCGGCAGTTCATTCAGCGCATAA
- a CDS encoding 2Fe-2S iron-sulfur cluster-binding protein encodes MPHVTFLHSQGRSGSVPRNTTLLDAAKELGFPLNHDCGGNASCTTCRVEVQSGGEHLSEIDFEEQDLLDREALSEPWHRLGCQAKVLGDVIVKVPETKWAAPTTEKSEAQGVDIR; translated from the coding sequence ATGCCGCATGTGACATTTCTACACTCACAGGGACGAAGCGGCAGTGTACCGCGTAATACGACGTTGCTCGACGCCGCCAAAGAACTGGGGTTCCCGCTCAATCACGATTGCGGAGGAAATGCCTCCTGTACAACGTGCCGGGTGGAGGTCCAAAGCGGGGGAGAACATCTTTCCGAAATCGATTTTGAAGAACAAGACCTGCTGGATCGGGAAGCGCTGAGCGAGCCCTGGCACCGGCTGGGCTGTCAGGCCAAGGTATTGGGCGATGTTATCGTCAAGGTGCCGGAAACCAAGTGGGCCGCGCCGACCACTGAAAAATCGGAGGCGCAGGGTGTTGATATCCGATAG
- the nuoF gene encoding NADH-quinone oxidoreductase subunit NuoF, with protein sequence MSTLLEPRLVHKVEGNPWDIATYMKVGGYEAWKKCVTQLTPEQIVQELKSSGLRGRGGAGFPTGVKWDKVLNHRVKERYFVCNAGEHEPGTFKDRHLLKTVPHQLIEGCLIASLTARAKASFIYVNHEYHEERENLKKALAEARQRGFIGKNVFGSGIDIDLEVFEGHGSYVAGEETAMLESMQGRPAMPRQKPPFYPTDFGLYGKPTLVNNVETLCNIPRILYKGASWFTEVGTEKCPGTMMFSLSGAVNRPGVYEMPMGVSIRELVETCGGGVPGGRKIKAVFPGGPAFSMVTADQLDLPMDFDSLKKAGTGLGSAGVIVVDDATCMVRQTLKFSNFFKGESCGQCPPCRMGTINLATLMTKIEAGEGTQKDLDSLLQLCGFVKGTGYCTLVTGASVLVQSSLKLFRHEFEEHIRLQRCPFPAAPVEAAVH encoded by the coding sequence ATGAGTACCCTGCTTGAGCCGCGTCTTGTTCATAAGGTCGAGGGGAATCCCTGGGACATCGCGACCTATATGAAGGTCGGGGGATACGAGGCCTGGAAAAAGTGTGTCACTCAGCTGACTCCCGAGCAAATTGTGCAGGAACTCAAGTCTTCGGGGCTGCGCGGCCGGGGCGGAGCGGGATTCCCGACCGGAGTGAAATGGGACAAGGTATTGAATCACAGAGTGAAGGAACGCTACTTCGTCTGCAACGCCGGAGAGCATGAGCCGGGGACCTTCAAAGATCGGCATTTGCTGAAGACAGTGCCGCATCAGCTGATCGAGGGGTGTCTGATTGCCTCATTGACCGCGCGTGCCAAAGCGTCGTTCATTTACGTCAATCACGAATATCATGAAGAACGCGAAAATTTGAAAAAAGCGCTTGCCGAGGCCCGCCAACGGGGATTCATCGGAAAGAACGTGTTTGGAAGCGGCATCGATATCGACCTCGAGGTATTCGAAGGACACGGCAGTTATGTGGCCGGAGAGGAAACGGCCATGTTGGAATCCATGCAGGGCCGGCCGGCCATGCCGAGGCAGAAACCGCCGTTTTACCCTACGGATTTCGGTTTGTACGGAAAACCGACGCTCGTCAACAACGTCGAGACGCTCTGCAACATTCCTCGCATTCTCTATAAAGGCGCCTCTTGGTTTACCGAGGTCGGAACCGAGAAGTGTCCGGGAACCATGATGTTCTCCCTCAGCGGGGCCGTCAATCGACCAGGCGTGTACGAGATGCCCATGGGAGTCTCGATCCGTGAGCTTGTCGAAACATGTGGCGGAGGGGTTCCTGGCGGCAGAAAGATCAAGGCGGTTTTCCCCGGCGGCCCGGCATTTTCAATGGTCACGGCCGATCAACTCGATCTGCCGATGGATTTTGACTCGCTGAAGAAGGCCGGCACGGGACTGGGATCGGCGGGCGTTATCGTGGTGGACGATGCGACCTGCATGGTCAGGCAGACGCTAAAATTTTCGAATTTCTTCAAAGGGGAAAGTTGCGGACAATGCCCGCCGTGCCGCATGGGCACGATCAACCTGGCGACGCTCATGACCAAGATTGAAGCGGGGGAAGGGACCCAAAAGGATTTGGACAGTCTCTTGCAACTCTGTGGATTCGTCAAGGGAACGGGCTATTGTACGCTCGTGACAGGGGCGTCCGTGCTGGTACAGAGCAGCCTCAAGCTGTTCCGCCATGAGTTCGAGGAGCATATCCGGTTACAGCGATGCCCTTTTCCTGCGGCCCCCGTCGAAGCGGCGGTTCATTAG
- a CDS encoding urate hydroxylase PuuD, translating into MKFLEDPMQTIGAGFALSILLILVYVGISGVGAADADWVGILLRWLHFLAGITWIGLLYFFNLINAAFMKSLDGPTKNIVIPKLMPSALNWFRHGATVTVLAGILLYGKLYMNGGTGAYALAIGGLLGIIMMVNVHAIIWPNQQKIIAAVSAAAQGTPAPAEMAQWGRTALLASRVNFLLSIPMLFFMGAGSHFK; encoded by the coding sequence ATGAAATTTCTTGAAGATCCGATGCAAACCATAGGAGCAGGGTTTGCGCTTTCAATCCTGTTGATTCTTGTGTATGTCGGCATATCCGGTGTCGGCGCGGCCGATGCAGACTGGGTGGGCATCCTGCTGCGGTGGCTTCATTTTCTGGCAGGTATCACCTGGATCGGGTTGTTGTATTTCTTCAACCTGATCAATGCCGCTTTTATGAAGAGCCTCGACGGGCCGACAAAGAACATCGTCATTCCCAAATTGATGCCATCTGCGTTGAATTGGTTCCGCCATGGCGCCACCGTGACGGTGCTGGCGGGCATTCTGCTCTACGGAAAATTGTATATGAACGGCGGCACGGGCGCGTATGCATTGGCCATCGGCGGCTTGCTGGGCATCATCATGATGGTGAACGTGCATGCCATCATCTGGCCGAATCAGCAGAAGATCATCGCCGCGGTTTCCGCAGCGGCCCAGGGTACCCCGGCGCCGGCCGAAATGGCGCAATGGGGAAGAACTGCATTACTTGCTTCCAGGGTCAACTTTCTCTTATCGATTCCCATGTTATTTTTCATGGGTGCCGGAAGCCACTTCAAGTAA
- the mdh gene encoding malate dehydrogenase, with translation MKKPKITVVGAGNVGGTTAQRLAEKDAYEVVLVDIVEGIPQGKALDISQAGPVCGYSTRVVGTNGYDETAGSSVAVITSGIPRKPGMSRDELLSTNAKIVKSVVSELVARSPEIILILVTNPLDAMVHVARRVSGLPKTKVIGMAGVLDSARMRTFIAAELGVPGHEVQAMVLGGHGDTMVPLPRYTTVRGKPVSDLMTKDRLNAIVKRTRDGGAEIVGLLKTGSAFYAPSASAVDMVEAIHKDEKRVMPCAVLCEGEYGLKDVVVGVPVKIGRGGAEEIVEYELTQEERAALNSSAGAVRELCAAVDRLMG, from the coding sequence ATGAAAAAACCCAAGATCACCGTCGTGGGGGCCGGAAACGTCGGCGGGACCACGGCACAGCGATTGGCGGAGAAGGATGCCTATGAGGTCGTTCTCGTCGATATCGTGGAAGGCATTCCGCAAGGCAAGGCGCTGGATATTTCGCAAGCCGGCCCGGTATGCGGCTACAGCACCCGTGTCGTCGGCACCAACGGCTACGATGAGACGGCAGGATCGTCTGTGGCCGTGATTACGTCCGGCATTCCCAGAAAGCCCGGGATGAGCCGCGATGAGCTCTTGTCCACGAATGCGAAAATCGTGAAATCCGTCGTGAGCGAACTGGTTGCCCGCTCTCCGGAGATTATCTTGATTCTGGTCACGAATCCCCTGGACGCAATGGTCCATGTGGCCCGGCGCGTGAGCGGCTTACCGAAGACCAAAGTCATTGGCATGGCCGGAGTCCTGGATTCGGCCAGAATGCGCACGTTCATTGCAGCCGAACTGGGAGTACCTGGACACGAGGTACAAGCGATGGTTCTCGGAGGACATGGCGATACCATGGTGCCGCTGCCGCGGTATACGACCGTACGAGGGAAGCCGGTCTCCGACCTCATGACAAAGGACAGGTTGAATGCGATCGTAAAGCGCACAAGGGATGGGGGAGCCGAAATCGTCGGACTGCTGAAAACCGGCAGCGCATTTTATGCCCCGTCGGCTTCTGCCGTGGACATGGTAGAGGCCATTCACAAAGATGAGAAACGCGTCATGCCCTGCGCGGTCTTGTGTGAAGGTGAGTACGGATTGAAAGATGTCGTGGTAGGAGTGCCGGTGAAAATCGGGCGCGGTGGAGCGGAGGAAATCGTCGAGTACGAGTTGACGCAAGAAGAACGAGCCGCGCTCAACTCTTCCGCCGGCGCAGTGCGCGAACTGTGCGCGGCAGTCGACCGACTGATGGGGTAG
- a CDS encoding nitric oxide reductase activation protein NorD, which yields MQEKLVSRLETELGTTMSLRIASALTQEGLRSGDILALLDELEDISAKVARAAVSALPDLESRKCLSLIIPWLDVAVTLAGSSGATALKYLKDSPIILGVIEPENQRAAVLARGLEIAEQDANVALEFLRTAPRLSAVLPASHVGPWLEAAVELTQADVVVGLEYVRQIPELVPVLQLDDVRDWLAFGMKLVTPNTLGKPDYMATMEFLRTSPAILKDVEHLPSRSKVVRLGTSLADRSPEIGITWLSESPRLLRDLPSGEWQMRVLQHAALLAERDADATLAFLRRCPEVLGLIGQGAEAVSRFSEWFKTGMEVLAYSSEGARAYFAVESGRALSAVEQALSGVSLRQVSRKVKLFVQGLCGTDVAIVPLPDSVAAPAARASVSADGRTIALPALLRRYSSADKNERLYLVMAAHEAGHLEFGTYRLRLDALRDVIEALWERYLIRDRRFPVSLAALFAFYPHPKLIRDIWTVLEDARVEHRLRTEYPGLSRDLAQLADEAIVARNPSHGLTAKELIVDCLLKLSSGRSEESSVPYAVKQEVSSIWRLCDPVFKPDTTAEELVRVAHKVYVRLEELLASKAEMISGDRTEESSQDQGAGPAASEESGEPYRPVTNWEYRGELNPEFVTGHVERTDKSRPQPETQSRGDAGASNRNEGGQADRSSADHSLTGDLMTGGRSLPSSIEELLSLESRHGSEEQAVTGERTILYSEWDHGIRDYRVNWCRVIEKPAEAGSDDGVAETLASHRSMIRSLRRVFESLRVPASRRLSGRSDGEDIDLDALVRRTAEQRAGLEGDDRIYIRREKHDRQVAVAFLVDVSGSTARQVDQGRRVIDIERESLIVLCEAMEAIGDQYALFAYSGQGRRMVDVHVIKDFGEHLGPLTAARLGGLGPRQQNRDGAAIRHAIVKLKSREAKTRLLILLSDGRPLDGEYKDEYSLEDTKVALREARQSGIDTFCVTIDREADQYLRRMYGEVRYTVIDRIESLPARLPLIYQRLTA from the coding sequence GTGCAGGAGAAGCTCGTCAGCCGCCTTGAAACAGAGCTGGGAACAACAATGTCCCTTCGTATCGCCTCGGCTCTGACCCAGGAAGGTCTGCGGTCCGGCGACATCTTGGCTCTCCTCGACGAACTTGAAGACATCTCCGCTAAGGTGGCGCGAGCGGCGGTGTCAGCCCTACCTGATTTAGAATCGCGTAAATGTCTGTCATTGATTATTCCCTGGCTCGATGTTGCCGTCACGCTGGCCGGTTCCTCGGGCGCCACCGCCCTCAAATACCTGAAGGACAGTCCCATTATCCTCGGTGTGATCGAACCTGAAAATCAACGGGCTGCGGTGTTGGCCCGCGGTCTCGAGATCGCGGAGCAGGATGCGAATGTGGCGCTTGAATTTCTTCGTACCGCTCCACGCCTGTCGGCAGTGCTCCCTGCAAGTCACGTGGGGCCCTGGCTGGAAGCGGCAGTTGAGCTGACTCAGGCCGATGTGGTCGTCGGATTGGAATACGTCCGTCAGATCCCCGAGCTTGTTCCAGTTCTGCAACTCGATGATGTGCGCGACTGGCTGGCATTCGGAATGAAACTGGTTACGCCGAACACGCTGGGTAAACCGGACTACATGGCGACGATGGAGTTTCTACGAACGAGCCCGGCCATTTTGAAAGACGTGGAGCATCTCCCGTCACGGTCGAAGGTAGTCCGATTGGGAACCAGTTTGGCGGATCGCTCACCGGAGATAGGCATTACATGGCTGTCGGAATCACCCAGATTGCTGCGGGATTTGCCGTCAGGCGAGTGGCAGATGCGCGTGTTGCAGCATGCGGCGCTTCTTGCCGAGCGGGATGCCGATGCGACGCTCGCGTTTCTGCGTCGGTGTCCGGAGGTGCTCGGATTGATCGGCCAGGGGGCGGAGGCTGTCTCGCGATTCAGCGAATGGTTCAAAACCGGCATGGAGGTACTCGCCTATAGTTCCGAAGGGGCGCGTGCGTATTTTGCGGTCGAATCAGGCCGGGCGTTGTCTGCCGTGGAACAGGCGCTGAGCGGGGTCTCACTTCGCCAGGTGTCGCGCAAAGTGAAACTGTTCGTCCAAGGCCTGTGCGGAACCGATGTCGCGATCGTCCCGTTGCCGGATTCGGTTGCCGCTCCTGCCGCCCGGGCGTCTGTGAGCGCCGATGGCCGGACCATCGCCCTTCCTGCGCTGCTGCGCCGGTATTCCTCGGCCGACAAAAATGAACGGCTCTATTTGGTCATGGCAGCCCATGAGGCGGGCCATCTGGAGTTCGGGACGTATAGACTCAGGCTCGACGCGCTGCGGGATGTCATTGAGGCGTTGTGGGAACGGTACCTGATAAGGGATCGACGATTTCCCGTCTCGCTGGCCGCGCTGTTCGCCTTCTATCCGCATCCGAAACTTATCCGCGATATTTGGACGGTGCTCGAAGACGCCCGTGTGGAACATCGGCTCCGGACCGAGTATCCCGGATTGAGTCGCGATCTCGCTCAATTGGCAGACGAAGCGATTGTTGCGAGGAATCCGTCTCATGGGTTGACCGCAAAAGAGCTCATCGTGGATTGTCTGCTCAAGCTTTCATCCGGCCGGTCGGAAGAATCGTCGGTGCCTTACGCCGTGAAGCAGGAGGTATCCAGTATCTGGCGGCTGTGCGATCCGGTCTTCAAGCCGGACACCACGGCCGAGGAGTTAGTTCGCGTCGCCCACAAAGTATACGTCCGTCTGGAAGAGTTGTTGGCATCGAAAGCAGAGATGATTTCAGGGGATCGAACGGAAGAGTCATCTCAGGATCAGGGAGCAGGCCCGGCAGCATCCGAGGAGAGCGGAGAACCCTATCGACCGGTGACCAATTGGGAGTATCGTGGTGAGTTGAATCCCGAATTCGTCACCGGGCATGTCGAAAGGACGGATAAGTCCCGGCCGCAACCAGAGACGCAAAGCAGAGGAGATGCAGGGGCTTCGAATCGGAACGAGGGCGGTCAGGCCGACCGTTCGAGCGCAGATCATTCGTTGACGGGAGATCTGATGACAGGAGGCCGATCTCTACCAAGCTCCATCGAGGAATTGTTGAGTCTCGAGAGTCGGCACGGATCGGAAGAACAGGCGGTAACCGGAGAGCGGACGATCCTCTATTCCGAATGGGACCATGGGATCCGGGACTACCGGGTGAATTGGTGCCGGGTCATCGAAAAACCTGCCGAAGCCGGCTCGGACGATGGCGTGGCCGAGACCTTGGCGTCGCATCGGAGCATGATCCGATCGCTTCGCCGGGTTTTCGAAAGTCTCAGAGTTCCCGCGTCCCGCCGGCTTTCCGGTCGATCCGATGGAGAAGACATTGATCTCGACGCGCTCGTGCGGAGGACCGCCGAGCAGAGAGCCGGCCTTGAAGGCGATGACCGGATTTACATCCGCAGGGAGAAGCACGATCGGCAGGTCGCGGTGGCTTTTTTAGTCGATGTCAGCGGGTCGACTGCAAGACAGGTCGATCAGGGACGGCGGGTCATTGATATCGAGAGAGAGAGCTTGATTGTCCTATGCGAGGCCATGGAGGCGATCGGCGACCAATATGCCCTCTTCGCCTATTCGGGGCAGGGCCGCCGGATGGTCGATGTTCACGTCATCAAGGATTTTGGCGAGCACCTCGGCCCCCTCACCGCCGCGCGCCTCGGTGGGTTAGGCCCGAGGCAGCAAAACCGGGATGGGGCGGCCATTCGTCACGCGATCGTTAAACTCAAATCCAGAGAGGCGAAAACCCGCCTTCTCATATTGTTAAGCGACGGGCGGCCGTTGGACGGGGAATATAAAGACGAATATTCCCTTGAAGATACCAAGGTCGCCTTGCGTGAGGCGAGGCAGAGCGGGATCGACACCTTTTGCGTGACGATCGATCGGGAGGCCGATCAATACCTGCGGCGGATGTACGGCGAAGTCCGCTATACTGTCATTGACCGCATCGAGAGCCTTCCCGCCAGGCTTCCTCTGATTTACCAACGGCTGACCGCGTGA
- a CDS encoding ferredoxin-thioredoxin reductase catalytic domain-containing protein, producing MAEPSQESLEKMIRYVKGFADKSGTAMHPNPAVTESVVKGLAMHVDELGKPLCPCNFYKDKPAEAKLRRWICACDEMQIYKYCHCLLFVREDGLPITEYLPEGHEGREIYGVVSDPSPGRGRALKHKAAQPPGSRRPESTG from the coding sequence ATGGCAGAACCAAGCCAAGAGAGTCTTGAGAAGATGATACGGTATGTGAAGGGCTTTGCCGACAAGAGCGGCACCGCCATGCATCCGAACCCGGCCGTCACCGAATCGGTCGTCAAAGGGCTGGCGATGCACGTCGATGAGTTGGGGAAGCCGCTCTGCCCTTGCAATTTCTATAAGGATAAACCTGCAGAGGCCAAGCTCCGACGGTGGATTTGCGCCTGCGATGAAATGCAAATCTACAAGTATTGCCATTGCCTGTTGTTTGTCCGCGAGGATGGCCTGCCGATCACTGAATATCTGCCTGAAGGCCACGAAGGGCGGGAAATCTATGGCGTGGTGAGCGATCCCTCGCCTGGTCGCGGGCGGGCGCTCAAACATAAGGCGGCTCAACCACCCGGCTCCCGTCGCCCGGAATCAACAGGCTGA
- a CDS encoding HDOD domain-containing protein, with protein MPSAREVVEACGSLTSLPEIYLRVRETIDDPYSSMDDLANALSLDPSMTAKVLRIVNSPLYAIPHKIGTLSQAVNLLGTRSISHMVFATNVAKAFGQLPPTTMNMTTFWRKSVLSALIAVHVARACHIQDSEQLFVAGLLRDVGHLVLYQTVPERIHSAIIEAANLQLSLPEVERASIGCDFAEVGGELMSLWGMPLRLEEAIRFQLTPILATQAEQDAAILYAAGVMADPSEAGGMASSSPKTLPSGVSALLKMRGDELELVGRTARRQLEETLAVIYPRAIARAA; from the coding sequence ATGCCTTCAGCCAGAGAAGTCGTAGAAGCTTGCGGATCGCTCACATCATTGCCGGAAATTTATCTGCGGGTCAGGGAGACCATAGACGATCCCTATTCCAGCATGGATGACCTGGCCAATGCCCTCTCGCTGGACCCTTCTATGACGGCCAAGGTGCTCCGGATCGTAAACAGTCCGCTGTATGCCATCCCGCATAAGATCGGCACGCTGAGCCAAGCCGTGAACCTCCTTGGCACCAGATCGATTTCACATATGGTCTTTGCCACGAATGTCGCGAAGGCCTTCGGACAGTTGCCGCCGACCACGATGAATATGACCACCTTCTGGCGCAAGAGCGTTCTGTCCGCCCTGATCGCCGTACACGTGGCAAGAGCCTGCCACATACAGGACAGCGAGCAGCTATTCGTCGCCGGACTGCTCCGGGACGTGGGCCATCTGGTGCTGTACCAGACGGTGCCGGAACGAATTCACAGCGCCATAATCGAGGCCGCTAATCTGCAGCTCTCTCTTCCTGAAGTCGAACGGGCTTCCATCGGATGCGATTTTGCGGAGGTGGGAGGAGAGTTGATGAGTCTATGGGGCATGCCATTACGCTTAGAAGAGGCGATTCGTTTTCAACTGACCCCGATACTGGCCACTCAAGCGGAGCAGGATGCCGCGATCCTCTATGCGGCGGGAGTGATGGCGGATCCAAGCGAAGCTGGCGGCATGGCGTCTTCGTCGCCAAAGACCCTCCCATCGGGTGTGAGCGCTTTGCTCAAAATGAGGGGCGACGAGTTGGAATTGGTGGGAAGGACGGCACGGAGACAATTAGAAGAGACACTGGCCGTCATCTACCCCCGAGCCATCGCGCGAGCGGCTTAA
- a CDS encoding glycine zipper family protein, whose translation MRAAGKAAVLFSCLLFLTSCAGPKPVLYPNAHLQSVGKDTADQDIESCRQLAESSGAEKGTGKGGRVAKSTAIGAGVGAASGAVGGAIVGSAGTGSLVGAASGAVWGFLMGLFTTGSSQPNQAYTNFVNRCLQEQGYEVTGWQ comes from the coding sequence ATGAGAGCTGCCGGCAAAGCGGCGGTTCTCTTCTCTTGTTTGTTGTTCCTGACCTCCTGCGCCGGTCCCAAGCCGGTGCTCTATCCCAACGCTCATTTACAATCAGTCGGAAAGGATACAGCTGACCAGGATATCGAATCATGCCGGCAGCTTGCCGAATCCTCCGGCGCGGAGAAGGGAACGGGGAAGGGCGGGCGGGTCGCGAAGAGCACGGCGATCGGCGCAGGCGTTGGTGCGGCCAGCGGTGCCGTCGGCGGTGCAATCGTGGGGTCGGCCGGGACTGGTTCACTCGTCGGCGCAGCAAGCGGCGCCGTGTGGGGATTTCTCATGGGGCTGTTTACCACGGGATCGTCGCAGCCGAACCAGGCCTATACCAATTTCGTGAATCGTTGTCTGCAGGAACAAGGCTATGAGGTGACCGGATGGCAGTAA
- a CDS encoding DUF167 family protein, translating to MIVETEDGAVLRVQVQPRGSRTECVGRQGDALKIRTVSPPVDGMANEELIRFLASALTVPRAAVTIQSGSQSRQKRVKIRGVTAQYIAGRLIPKEREP from the coding sequence ATGATCGTTGAAACCGAGGACGGTGCCGTTCTCCGAGTCCAGGTCCAACCAAGAGGATCCAGAACGGAATGTGTTGGCAGGCAAGGGGACGCGCTTAAGATCCGGACGGTCTCACCTCCGGTCGACGGCATGGCCAATGAGGAATTGATTCGGTTTCTGGCCAGCGCCTTGACGGTTCCGCGCGCGGCCGTGACGATTCAGTCGGGATCCCAATCCAGACAGAAACGGGTCAAGATCAGGGGAGTCACGGCGCAATACATTGCAGGCCGGTTGATTCCGAAGGAACGTGAACCATGA
- a CDS encoding CbbQ/NirQ/NorQ/GpvN family protein, translated as MQQTARLHDIGEYRIAAEPFYADVRGEVSLFSTAAKNRMPVMLKGPTGCGKTRFVQHMAYRLKRPLITVACHEDLTASDLVGRYLLKGQETVWIDGPLTLGVKHGAIVYLDEVVEARKDTTVIIHPLSDDRRVLPIEKQGRILEASDDFMLVISYNPGYQNVLKDLKQSTKQRFMAIEFDYPTADIETAIVQRESGVNETLAAGLVRLAGKVRNLKNHGLEEGVSTRLLIYAATLIRDGVAVDRACDVAIARPITDDTDMQRSILELAKAIF; from the coding sequence ATGCAACAAACGGCACGCCTCCATGACATTGGGGAATATCGAATTGCCGCGGAACCGTTCTATGCGGATGTCCGTGGCGAAGTAAGTCTCTTCAGCACGGCGGCGAAGAATCGCATGCCGGTCATGCTGAAAGGGCCGACGGGCTGTGGGAAGACGCGATTCGTCCAGCACATGGCCTACCGGCTGAAGCGTCCGCTGATTACCGTGGCGTGTCACGAGGATCTCACCGCTTCCGATCTTGTGGGACGATATCTGCTCAAAGGGCAGGAAACAGTATGGATCGATGGTCCTCTGACTCTCGGGGTGAAGCATGGAGCGATCGTGTATCTGGATGAAGTCGTCGAGGCCCGCAAGGACACGACGGTGATCATTCATCCGCTGAGTGATGACCGCCGCGTATTGCCCATTGAAAAACAAGGCCGGATTCTCGAAGCCTCCGACGACTTCATGCTGGTCATATCCTACAATCCCGGTTATCAAAACGTACTCAAGGATTTGAAGCAGAGTACCAAGCAACGCTTCATGGCCATCGAGTTCGACTATCCAACCGCCGACATCGAAACCGCCATTGTGCAGCGGGAGTCCGGCGTGAACGAAACACTCGCTGCGGGCCTGGTCAGGCTTGCCGGGAAAGTCCGCAATCTGAAAAATCATGGCCTGGAGGAAGGCGTCAGCACCAGGTTGTTGATCTACGCTGCCACGCTGATCCGCGACGGCGTCGCCGTCGACCGGGCATGTGATGTGGCGATCGCCAGGCCGATTACGGATGACACGGACATGCAGCGGAGTATTCTCGAACTGGCAAAGGCCATTTTCTGA